DNA sequence from the Cucurbita pepo subsp. pepo cultivar mu-cu-16 chromosome LG06, ASM280686v2, whole genome shotgun sequence genome:
ttctttcataagtTTCTCGGTAATTTCTTATCATCTTTTACATGTGTATAATATCGACTTTAGTCGcacaactttttttaaaaaaaaaaactttaaattttagaaacacAATTATAGTAacaatcattatattttaattaaatatttagatcgagaaaaaccaattttttataagtatattaaaaaaaataacaatttctaagtatatttaatataagtttttggaatgatttttgtaaaaatctaaattaatttaaaattatgttttaaattaatgatgATTTTatgtatcatttttttaatatatatatatatatatatatgatcatctaaaatcattaaaaaaaattacaatagacacattttaaattattaatttttatattgaaaatttgattttacctaaaattatacattttaacaaattatttcagacataaaattaatcccattattttctttcaagtttataaattatatatataatgggtATATagcaaatattaaaaatatataaatatctattttacaaaaatattagactttttttataaataaaattataaaaattataataatgttattttttaataataattaatatcgACGTTGAACCctttatttatgaatatgtCGATATATTGACGAATATTTCAGTTCTTTCTGTCTTTTGAGAGTCAGTGACTCCGACTCAATAGAGAAATctttagaaaaatatcaaccaaaatcaattttctatAAACactttcaataataaataaataaataatggaaattgtattttaaagttttttttagtcattttatattaatagaaaatcttcaaaatataaatattaaaatatgaaagtatttttgttgacaataattattttataaaaacaaaatttcaatttaaaaaaaaaaactcaaattagaagttaattaaattaaaacatatttgaaatatatatatttattgaaaatataagatttttattttaatatttataaaatttatgattgggGCCCACCCGACCGAAAAGTAAgacaattttataattaaatacgTGTCGGCCAATGAAAGCGGCGCTGACATTTGGGGGTAATCTtggtagaaaagaaaagggcaaATGtgtcataaataataataataataaaagtcaaaCTAAATCAATTTCGGTCAATTTCCCACGTGTGAACGTGGATGAAATCTGCTCCTATCTCTTACAACTtcctttaaattattattttaatttaattttagcctcaatacttttaataaattttatttttttggtgtgTGTTCATCCCCATAACCACACGGGCTCGCTCTAAATGGAATGGCTCTCTTAGTTACGCTATGCCCTGACTCGAGCCTCCATATCCGCTCTTCTTTGCCCGCAACCCAAGAAGTTGGCTTTGCCAACACAAGATTAGGGTCGTCCCCTTCATTCTAGGCTGACTTCGTCCCCGGGCTggctttttgggaagcccGTTCCCACCACGCTCACGGcccatcaaaattaattttattaaataataataataataatttctcgatCTTGAAGTAAAAAACGTTTCATCTAATATTGAATAGCTTCTTTCAAAAGTGTTTCCGCTTCTTTAGTGAATGtcttgatgaaaaatattatttcttgaaattgaGGCTTATTTGGTTTTACGTAAGCACGTAACTCAACGAGAAGTTTCTTTGCTTGTCCAAGTTCAATGAATGAAGATAATTTTTTGTCTCGGTATAGAATCAAGATAACTTTTTGTCTCGTGGTCTTTATCAAGATTGAATTGTGCGAAGACTTATACATCGACAAATTAAGTCAATTCCTTTTTTCACGTAATCGTTGATCTCTGGTCTTTATCAAGATCGAATTGTGCGAAGACTTCTATCGACAAAATTAAGccaattccttttttttatttgtcgAGTACTTATTTTATGGCTTTAATTTGAACGGCAAACCCTACTCTATAGAGcgattatgttatgttttttaaaattataataaataaaaataaaaaataaaaaacatcaaaattaaatttaagatttattgaaatttacgCTTAAAGCCACCAACTAAAAtagcattttaatttataactttttattaaattaaaaaaaaattgttagttTTAGAATCatatctattattattttaggtaaataaaaaaaaaatatctattttatatctcgatttaataaataaaataattgtccTTATATAATTATCTATTACTAGAGTAAAAATATTCCACCTATACAAACATATCAAATTATGTAAGTTACTaaaataaacttcaaatttgaataattttatttgaataaatatgtagataataattgtaatattcatatataataaaataaaaagagcaAACGAGGCAAAGGCGAGGAACGAGGCAAGGACAAAGATGAAGAATATATTCATCATCCCATTCTCCCTTTAGctcatgaaaagaaaaaaaaaaaaaaaaaaaaaaaaatcatatccGCTCACTCTCTTATTCCTTGTCCTATTAGAGGTAGATTTCTTATCTCGCAGAAAAAATAGACACTTTCTAGCTTCATTCCTAACTATCGTTATATGATGAACAAAAACGCGTGTTGAACGTCATAAGGCCAACACAGTGAACGAAAAACTCATAGCCAAACAAGCATATTTATATCGATTGGATTACGTTCTAGTTTTTGTTTAACGAGATACATTCTAGGTATTATTGGAGTGCATGCTCATCGTAATCTAAGTAACAAAACAGTCCTTGCAAGCACACAAAACAAATCACAATGGCTTTAAGATCTACTTGAGTTTTATTTCACAGAACAATCCTTACAAGCAGCAGTATTTACCTGTTTAGACATGTATGCTTCGTAGATTTCCACGACAAGCCGTGGATCCTTCTCGACGAGCTCCATGTACTCCTCCCTCTTGGTAAGCTTGTCCATGTTGTCGATAATCACCGACAGAGCTGCATCAATCATATGCTTGCCATTGTGCTGGTGTGCGAAGGTGTAGTTCATGATTGAGTTGTCCCAGTTCAGTTTTGATATTAGGAACTTCTCGCAATGTGACTTCAGATGCGTCACCTGATACTTCTCAGCCAAAACTAAAAGGTCATAAGCCATTTGCTCATCAAGACAGGCTTCTGCTGTGTACAAATAATTGACAAAGGTGCGGAGGGCGTCGAATGAAACGTCGCTGATCTTTATGGTACCACTACGactttcttccatttcattcTCAAGCATAGCTTTGAAAACGGGCGAGCGACTCACCTGAAACAAACATGAAAATGAATGTTTATTTGCGAttagaaaaggaaagggaTGGATGGCAGACTCCTGTGGCTATGCAAATGTATATGGAACTCAGATGAAATT
Encoded proteins:
- the LOC111796493 gene encoding BTB/POZ domain-containing protein At4g08455, whose product is MHRRRCVSSRAISDAESESDNEMMNCLSCLEDYWSRDAGTCKECYEEANETEEELKREIEDLKAKVAFLRFWSPLDHLHNRSNAPCFTDVVLIASGDGAEGYAVPLPAHKAVLVSRSPVFKAMLENEMEESRSGTIKISDVSFDALRTFVNYLYTAEACLDEQMAYDLLVLAEKYQVTHLKSHCEKFLISKLNWDNSIMNYTFAHQHNGKHMIDAALSVIIDNMDKLTKREEYMELVEKDPRLVVEIYEAYMSKQVNTAACKDCSVK